A genomic segment from Andrena cerasifolii isolate SP2316 chromosome 7, iyAndCera1_principal, whole genome shotgun sequence encodes:
- the LOC143371087 gene encoding uncharacterized protein LOC143371087, whose amino-acid sequence MGACFGRCISKVTDSLSYRFYQRHTSMSFQGDEQVEFIDDKGDADQSRGSKTLLSFLPLNRFKKKHGVPVTLELLEDGAWSKGTNKYARLNSRNNASTSSGLDTSLQVLDARTLMKQQACVSSTPGSSLDLEWEHEGMPVPAVDDDNVECTDGSMTHTSINNSQPSSLTASPWSRVSTPNSLEWDPVEADMVCVDLETEQLLTEIERLTDRALKETGEWTSTS is encoded by the exons ATGGGGGCCTGTTTCGGCCGCTGCATTTCCAAAGTCACAGACTCCTTGTCATACAG GTTTTACCAAAGGCACACCAGTATGTCTTTCCAAGGAGACGAACAAGTTGAG TTTATCGATGACAAAGGAGATGCAGACCAATCTAGAGGATCAAAAAC CCTGTTATCGTTTCTCCCCTTAAATCGTTTCAAG AAGAAACACGGAGTTCCTGTAACCTTGGAATTGTTAGAAGATGGGGCATGGTCAAAGGGCACTAACAAATATGCCCGATTAAATTCTAGGAACAATGCTTCTACAAG CTCTGGACTGGATACTTCGCTTCAAGTTCTCGACGCAAGAACATTAATGAAACAACAAGCCTGTGTATCTTCTACTCCTGGGTCCTCGTTAGATCTGGAATGGGAGCACGAAG GAATGCCTGTGCCAGCTGTGGACGATGATAATGTCGAATGCACAGATGGTTCTATGACGCATACATCGATTAACAATAGTCAGCCCTCTAGTTTGACGGCATCTCCTTGGTCCAGGGTGTCCACGCCGAATAGTTTAGAATGGGATCCCGTTGAGGCGGATATGGTATGTGTCGATTTAGAGACTGAACAGCTTTTGACTGAGATAGAAAGATTAACGGATAGAGCGTTAAAAGAGACAGGTGAATGGACTAGTACTAGCTGa